One window from the genome of Amycolatopsis sp. NBC_01480 encodes:
- the iolB gene encoding 5-deoxy-glucuronate isomerase, whose translation MSQLHRPLGTLTDGVDPVRLTPEAAGWAYTGLQVLKVGTRLPRVVETGEFEAFVLPLSGSLSVRVDGEEFELDGRESVFSRVTDFVYVPRDAEVVLTSTTGAEVALPMARCTRRLEPKYGPAEDVPVEVRGAGPATRQVTNFGTPGVWDHADKLNACELITPGGNWSSYPPHKHDEASDCEVVNEEVYYFRIAGRDGVTPSREGFGLHRTYTADGELNEDVAVRDGDVFLIPRGYHGPCVAAPGYPMYYLNVLAGPAEERSMAFCDDPAHGWVRDTWPDSYLDPRCPVTSYEGRVS comes from the coding sequence GTGAGCCAGCTGCACCGTCCACTCGGGACACTGACCGACGGCGTCGACCCGGTCCGGCTGACCCCGGAAGCGGCGGGCTGGGCGTACACCGGCCTGCAGGTGCTCAAGGTCGGCACCCGGCTGCCGCGGGTGGTGGAGACCGGCGAGTTCGAGGCGTTCGTGCTGCCGCTGTCCGGCTCGCTCTCGGTCCGCGTCGACGGCGAGGAGTTCGAGCTGGACGGCCGCGAGTCGGTGTTCAGCCGGGTCACGGACTTCGTCTACGTGCCGCGTGACGCCGAGGTCGTGCTCACCTCGACCACCGGCGCCGAGGTCGCGCTGCCGATGGCCCGGTGCACCCGCCGGCTGGAGCCGAAGTACGGCCCGGCCGAGGACGTGCCGGTGGAGGTGCGCGGCGCCGGGCCGGCGACTCGGCAGGTGACCAATTTCGGCACGCCCGGGGTGTGGGACCACGCGGACAAGCTGAACGCGTGCGAGCTGATCACCCCCGGCGGCAACTGGTCCTCGTACCCGCCGCACAAACACGACGAGGCCTCGGACTGCGAGGTCGTCAACGAAGAGGTCTATTACTTCCGCATCGCCGGGCGGGACGGCGTCACGCCTTCACGCGAGGGCTTCGGCCTGCACCGCACGTACACCGCGGATGGCGAGCTGAACGAGGACGTGGCGGTGCGCGACGGCGACGTTTTCCTGATCCCGCGCGGATATCACGGCCCCTGCGTCGCGGCGCCGGGTTACCCGATGTATTACCTGAACGTGCTGGCCGGCCCGGCCGAGGAGCGGTCCATGGCGTTCTGCGACGACCCGGCGCACGGCTGGGTCCGCGACACCTGGCCGGACAGTTACCTGGACCCGCGGTGCCCGGTCACCAGTTATGAAGGGCGGGTCTCATGA
- the iolD gene encoding 3D-(3,5/4)-trihydroxycyclohexane-1,2-dione acylhydrolase (decyclizing) codes for MRLTTAQALVRWLLAQRSETLDGREVPLFPGVFAIFGHGNVLGLGTALEEQRDRIPVWRGHTEQGMALAAVGYAKATQRRQVGVVTSSIGPGALNMVTAAGVAHANRLPVLLLPGDTFVSRAPDPVLQQVEPFHDGTATVNDAFRAVSRYFDRITRPEQLLATLPQVARVLTDPADAGPVTLALPQDVQAETYDFPEALFEPVTHRLPRPRPDRRALTEAAAALRSARRPLLVLGGGVRYSGAGRRALDFAQRHGIPVTETTAGRTLVPHTHELHAGPLGITGSTSANVMAAAADVVLAVGTRLQDFTTASWTVFSPDVRLVTLNAARFDAVKHGALAVVGDADAGLADLSAQLESWRVDPQWTARAAEERARWDAHIDSLRAAPSEIPSYAQVVGVVNDLSEPRDYVMTASGGLPGELIGGWRGSGEVSMDVEYGFSCMGYELSGAWGAAIAHTEGLVTTLLGDGSYLMLNSDLFSAAFAGHPLVAVVCDNDGYAVIARLQQGQGGKPFNNFYADCRTSHASPPRVDFARHAESLGCAVFTATSLDDVRGAYAKARAAAVAESRPAVVVVRTQPSAWTEAGAWWEVGVPEHLAGRPDFDAAKPGQVRYLRQ; via the coding sequence CTGAGGCTCACCACGGCACAGGCATTGGTGCGCTGGCTGCTCGCGCAGCGCTCGGAAACCCTGGACGGGCGCGAGGTCCCGCTGTTCCCCGGGGTGTTCGCGATCTTCGGGCACGGCAACGTGCTCGGCCTCGGCACCGCCTTGGAAGAGCAACGCGACCGGATTCCGGTCTGGCGCGGGCACACCGAGCAGGGCATGGCGCTCGCGGCCGTCGGCTATGCGAAGGCGACACAGCGTCGGCAGGTCGGCGTGGTGACGTCGTCGATCGGGCCGGGCGCGCTGAACATGGTGACCGCGGCGGGGGTCGCGCACGCGAACCGGCTGCCGGTGCTGCTGCTGCCGGGCGACACGTTCGTCAGCCGCGCGCCGGACCCGGTGCTCCAGCAAGTGGAGCCCTTCCACGACGGCACAGCCACGGTCAACGACGCCTTCCGCGCGGTCAGCCGCTACTTCGACCGGATCACCCGGCCCGAGCAGCTGCTGGCGACGCTGCCGCAGGTCGCGCGGGTGCTCACCGATCCCGCGGACGCCGGGCCGGTCACGCTGGCGCTGCCGCAGGACGTCCAGGCCGAGACCTACGACTTCCCCGAGGCACTGTTCGAGCCGGTCACGCACCGGCTGCCGCGCCCGCGGCCGGACCGCCGCGCGCTGACCGAGGCGGCCGCCGCCCTGCGCTCGGCCCGCCGTCCGCTGCTGGTGCTGGGCGGCGGCGTCCGCTATTCGGGCGCCGGCCGCCGCGCGCTGGATTTCGCGCAGCGGCACGGGATTCCGGTCACGGAGACCACGGCGGGCCGGACGCTGGTGCCGCACACCCACGAGCTGCACGCCGGTCCGCTGGGCATCACCGGCTCGACCTCGGCGAACGTCATGGCCGCGGCGGCCGACGTGGTGCTGGCGGTCGGGACCCGGCTGCAGGACTTCACCACGGCGTCGTGGACCGTGTTCTCCCCCGACGTCCGGCTGGTCACGCTGAACGCGGCCCGGTTCGACGCGGTCAAGCACGGCGCGCTCGCCGTGGTGGGCGATGCGGACGCCGGACTTGCCGACCTCAGCGCGCAGCTGGAGAGCTGGCGCGTCGATCCACAGTGGACGGCGCGGGCGGCCGAGGAGCGGGCCCGCTGGGACGCCCACATCGACTCGCTGCGTGCCGCGCCGTCGGAGATCCCCAGCTACGCGCAGGTCGTCGGGGTGGTGAACGACCTGTCGGAGCCGCGCGACTACGTGATGACCGCGTCGGGCGGCCTGCCCGGTGAGCTGATCGGCGGCTGGCGCGGCTCCGGCGAGGTGAGCATGGACGTCGAGTACGGCTTCTCCTGCATGGGTTACGAGCTGTCCGGCGCGTGGGGCGCGGCGATCGCGCACACCGAGGGCCTGGTGACCACGCTCCTGGGCGACGGCTCGTACCTGATGCTGAACTCGGACCTGTTCTCCGCCGCCTTCGCGGGCCACCCGCTCGTCGCGGTCGTCTGCGACAACGACGGCTACGCGGTCATCGCGCGGCTTCAGCAGGGACAGGGCGGGAAGCCGTTCAACAACTTCTACGCCGACTGCCGCACTTCGCACGCTTCGCCGCCACGCGTGGACTTCGCGCGTCACGCCGAGTCGCTGGGCTGCGCGGTCTTCACCGCGACGTCGCTGGACGACGTGCGCGGCGCGTACGCGAAAGCCCGCGCCGCCGCCGTCGCAGAAAG
- a CDS encoding Cgl0159 family (beta/alpha)8-fold protein produces the protein MTPLLTDARWSELLRVRATDPGAVRRAYASRRRRENLLSDKGTLFLVAADHPARGALGVGGDPLAMADRRSLLERLLVALANPAVDGLLGTPDVVEELLLLDALHDKVVIGSMNRGGLAGADWEIDDRFTGYHASSLVDSRLDGGKMLLRLVDSDAGTVPTLQACADAVTELAAFGMMAMVEPLPYTREDGRLVLQKDATSLARAVTVASGIGVSSAHTWLKLPSTEDAAVLGATTLPVVILGGVPSGDPAADLVSWGRTLRHEVVRGLVVGRSLLYPPDGDVGAAVEAAAKTLEAAK, from the coding sequence GTGACGCCCCTGCTGACCGACGCGCGCTGGAGCGAGCTGCTGCGGGTGCGGGCGACCGACCCGGGCGCGGTACGGCGCGCGTACGCCTCGCGACGACGGCGCGAGAACCTGTTGTCGGACAAGGGAACGCTGTTCCTGGTGGCGGCGGACCACCCAGCCCGCGGCGCGCTCGGCGTCGGCGGCGACCCGCTGGCGATGGCCGACCGCCGCTCGCTGCTGGAGCGATTGCTGGTGGCGCTGGCGAACCCGGCCGTGGACGGCCTGCTCGGCACCCCCGACGTGGTCGAGGAGCTGCTGCTGCTCGACGCGCTGCACGACAAGGTCGTGATCGGCTCGATGAACCGCGGCGGGCTGGCCGGCGCCGACTGGGAGATCGACGACCGGTTCACCGGCTACCACGCGTCCTCGCTGGTCGACTCCCGGCTCGACGGCGGCAAGATGCTGCTGCGCCTGGTCGACTCCGACGCCGGCACGGTGCCGACCCTCCAGGCCTGCGCGGACGCGGTCACCGAACTGGCCGCGTTCGGCATGATGGCCATGGTCGAGCCGCTGCCGTACACGCGTGAAGACGGGCGGCTGGTGCTGCAGAAGGACGCGACGTCGCTGGCGCGGGCCGTCACTGTGGCGTCCGGCATCGGTGTCTCGTCCGCGCACACCTGGCTGAAGCTCCCGTCCACTGAGGACGCCGCCGTGCTGGGCGCCACCACGCTGCCGGTGGTGATCCTGGGCGGGGTGCCGAGCGGCGACCCCGCCGCCGACCTGGTGTCGTGGGGCCGCACCCTGCGCCACGAGGTGGTGCGCGGGCTGGTGGTGGGCCGGAGCCTGCTGTACCCGCCGGACGGTGACGTCGGCGCCGCCGTGGAAGCCGCCGCGAAGACCCTGGAGGCCGCGAAGTGA